The following nucleotide sequence is from Methanobacteriaceae archaeon.
GGTGATTAACTCCTAATTTCCTTAAAAGTGCCTTTTTCGCAAGTTTAAGGGCCATGTCAGAGGTTCCTCCTATCCCCACACCCACCACAATAGGAGGGCAGGGTTTACCTCCAGCGGCAATCACAGTTTCCAGGATGAAATTTTTAATTCCTTCTACCCCCTCACCAGGAAGGGCCATTTTAAGTGCGTTGTTATTTTCAGAACCAAAGCCCTTGGGGAAAACTGTAATTTCCAGTGAATCTGTGTTTACCAGTTCTACATCCATCTGGGGAATAAATCTTCCTATGTTGTTCCCGGTATTTTTACGAGTCAAGGGATCCACAACATTGGGTCGGAGAGGGACCTCACCAGTGGCTTTTTCAACTCCACTTTTGATTCCATTAATAATACCCTCATGATTATTTTCCACTTGGACATTTCCATATTTTACAAAAATTATGGGTAGTCCAGTGTCCTGACAGAGGGGAATCTCCCTTTCTTCAGCAGCTTTTATATTGTCTAAAATAGCTTTGAGGTTTAAAAGAGCAGTTTCATCCTCTTCCTCATGATATGCATCTTCAAGTGACTTTTTAACATCATGGGGGAGATTAATAACAGCTTCTTTGAACAAGCGGCAAACTTCCTCTTCCACTATTTTTTGGCGAATCATAGAATCAGTTTATAAAAATTCAGTTATTTAAATCTAGCCATGAGGTGCAGTTGATGATCGGAAAAAATCATGCCGCAGATAAATTATTAGAAAATTTAAAAAAAGAAATGCGATGAGCTAATAAAAAAAATTAAAATACAGATAATGAGCCATATAACGGAATAAAAGTGAGGAAACACATAAATTATTCATAAAACTTCTATAATGGTTTTATAAGGTGATAAAAAGTTAAAGATGAGAAATAAATGAATTAAAGATGATCAAATCAGTATTTCATGATCATCTTAACTCTTTCCAGTTCCCGGGCTATGCGGTCCCTTTTATCAGTTAGCATATCCTCAGAACTCATTTTAAGCGCGTCTTTAGGACAAACAGCTACGCAAAGTGGTTCGTCCCTTTCAATGCACAGGTCACATTTGCTGGCAATACCACACTCATCCAGCTGAATGGCTCCAATGGGGCAGGCATCCCTGCAAAGACCGCAACCAATGCAGTCTTCCTGGTGGATGACCACTGCACCTTCAATTTTTTCAATGGCATCTTCCGGACATACGGTCATACATGGTGCCCGGTCTTCAGCACAGTGCAGACAGAAAACTGGCACTCCACTGATAACCCTTATGGCATTTTTGGGACAGATACGTTCACATTTACCACATTCATCACATAATTCCGGCCTTGAAACAAGTTCTTTCATGTTAGACCTCCTTGTCCAGTGCTTTTTTGGCCCGGGTGTTGGCGGTCATCACTCCAATGAGATCAGAACTTTTCCGTTTCTTTTTGCTGAGACCGGTGATTTTCTCAATGTGTTTGCGCTGTCTTTCTGCCTGCAGCTTGGCAGTGTCCACCTTGGCGATAGCTCGTTTGGAACAGGCCTTAATACATGCCGGTGTACCGAGATCGGGGCACTGGTGGCATTTATGGGCTTTACGCTCGTGGATCACCACAGCACCAAAGGGACATACCATCATGCACAATCCACAGCCAATACACCTCTCCTTTTGAATTCCTTCTTCGCTAATAGCCTCAGTGGGGCAGATTAGTTGGCAAGGTGCGTCTTCGCACTGCTGGCAGATGATGGGATAGAATGATCCTTCTACTTCCCTTACCAGGATCCCTGAAGTCCCATGGAGCTGGGCGCAAGCTTCCTGACAGTCCAGGCACCCATCACAGAGATCAGGTTGGATTATTATCTTTTCCAAGGCTAAGCCTCCTCATATTTTAAGCTCACTGCAAACAGCATCCACATTTTTCTGAATGCGTTCTCTTTCCTCATCTGTAAGGTGTTTGAAACGTTTCTGAGCCATTAAGTATTCGTCCACGACTTTGCGCTGCATAGGACGGTAGGTAACACGGAATTCTCCGTCTTCAATTTCATAAAGTATCCATGAACCGGTTTCAACGGCTAATCGTCCCAGTTCAATGGTCTTTGCCGGGTCAAAGCCCCATCCAGTGGTGCATGGCTGGTGGAGGTGGATGTAGGCTGGTCCGTCAGTTTCCTTGGCTTTTTTAA
It contains:
- a CDS encoding 4Fe-4S dicluster domain-containing protein; translation: MEKIIIQPDLCDGCLDCQEACAQLHGTSGILVREVEGSFYPIICQQCEDAPCQLICPTEAISEEGIQKERCIGCGLCMMVCPFGAVVIHERKAHKCHQCPDLGTPACIKACSKRAIAKVDTAKLQAERQRKHIEKITGLSKKKRKSSDLIGVMTANTRAKKALDKEV
- a CDS encoding 4Fe-4S binding protein; protein product: MKELVSRPELCDECGKCERICPKNAIRVISGVPVFCLHCAEDRAPCMTVCPEDAIEKIEGAVVIHQEDCIGCGLCRDACPIGAIQLDECGIASKCDLCIERDEPLCVAVCPKDALKMSSEDMLTDKRDRIARELERVKMIMKY
- a CDS encoding fumarate hydratase, whose product is MIRQKIVEEEVCRLFKEAVINLPHDVKKSLEDAYHEEEDETALLNLKAILDNIKAAEEREIPLCQDTGLPIIFVKYGNVQVENNHEGIINGIKSGVEKATGEVPLRPNVVDPLTRKNTGNNIGRFIPQMDVELVNTDSLEITVFPKGFGSENNNALKMALPGEGVEGIKNFILETVIAAGGKPCPPIVVGVGIGGTSDMALKLAKKALLRKLGVNHPEERIAVLENEMLEMINSTGIGPMGMGGKTTALDVKIEYADTHTAGLPIGVCIQCWAARSASGILKD